One genomic window of Oncorhynchus clarkii lewisi isolate Uvic-CL-2024 chromosome 5, UVic_Ocla_1.0, whole genome shotgun sequence includes the following:
- the LOC139408994 gene encoding nexilin isoform X1 has protein sequence MTEVAQNVADVAYDMTDVAHGLNDVARDTSDAAPDADENAHGDVATEWRGLGAHKEDDAPPDKHDEALSENEEEVHTEEDEVHTEPEEDEEDEAHDMSEVEHRENGTAKDKPMERSRSRKDKKDEAQNGVAHDMDNEKEEEEKDQLQNISEVALKQERLLRFKKPVARSYVPQIGKADVKNKFEAMQKAREERNSRRSQEEHQKRKEQYVKEREYNRRKQQIKELLASSDEEEEVKPAKVEKSYVPKITGSVKGKFAEMEKQRQEEERKRMEEERKKRATQDIMEKAKMQKELAKKAAEEGDDSILVCVVPSKPSRPPGRIKMNFEDLEKNREEELKKRTEEEKKKRYDENKQSFREAKRRSVVQDEDEEQPTEKEQVTPGKLKMTFEEAEKERQERLRKQAEREAKRRLQEEKKAFEVAKLEMGDDQEDSQGAQGEREVIQPGKLRLSFEELEKQRVENERKAAEAEYKRRMEEERRAFAEARKSMIVDDDDEVFLAMLNLEGSKPGKLCISFEDKERQRREAEEKKAEEEAKRRLEEEKRLFAEARKNMSPLDREKSKTSYQDGEVLDEEEEGMFKSESQEALHPGKLEMNFEELLKQKEEADRKRKVEARKKKMEQEKLEFEQLRQEMGEDEVNESSDTVSKEYEELKKLKRTGSIQAKNLKSKFEKIKQLKDEEIQKTIEDVRAKRKAVDEEIKEREEERVQEEDDEGKKDTEKGAEEAPFRQKVDMRARFEQMAKAREGEERKRVEEQKLQRMQFEQQEIDAALQKKREDEEEEEGSIINGSAAYEDEEDHARSGAPWFKKPLKNQSVVDAEPVRFTVKITGEPKPEVTWWFEGNMLQDCEDYQYIERGETFCLYLPETFPEDEGEYMCKAVNSRGTAASTCILTIESKQSSV, from the exons ATGACTGAGGTGGCACAGAATGTTGCGGATGTCGCATACGACATGACTGATGTGGCACACGGCCTGAACGATGTGGCACGCGACACGAGTGACGCGGCACCCGATGCGGATGAGAACGCGCATGGCGACGTCGCGACCGAGTGGCGCGGTCTCGGGGCACACAAAGAGGACGATGCCCCACCTGACAAGCATGACGAGGCACTTAGCGAGAATGAGGAAGAGGTTCACACCGAAGAGGACGAGGTTCACACAGAGCCTGAGGAGGACGAGGAAGATGAGGCACATGACATGAGTGAGGTGGAGCACAGGGAAAATGGCACGGCAAAGGACAAGCCGATGGAAAGGTCAAGATCGAGGAAGGACAAGAAGGATGAGGCACAAAATGGTGTGGCTCACGACATGGACAATgaaaaagaggaagaagagaaagaccAGTTACAGAACATATCTGAAGTGGCTCTGAAACAAGAG AGACTCCTGCGCTTCAAAAAGCCAGTGGCCAGGAGCTACGTGCCTCAGATTGGTAAGGCTGACGTGAAGAACAAGTTTGAGGCCATGCAGAAGGCCAGGGAGGAGCGCAACAGTAGGAGGAGCCAGGAGGAGCACCAGAAGAGGAAGGAGCAGTATGTCAAGGAGAGGGAATACAACCGCAGGAAGCAACAG ATAAAAGAACTACTTGCCTccagtgatgaggaggaggaggtgaagccAGCCAAGGTAGAGAAATCCTACGTCCCCAAGATCACAG GTAGCGTGAAGGGGAAGTTTGCCGAGATGGAGAagcagagacaggaggaggagaggaagaggatggaggaggagaggaagaagcgcGCCACCCAGGACATCATGGAGAAAGCAAAGATGCAGAAGGAGCTGGCCAAGAAAGCCGCAGAG GAGGGAGATGACAGCAtcctggtctgtgtggtgccatcgaAGCCGTCGCGACCTCCAGGCAGGATCAAGATGAACTTTGAGGACCTGGAGAAGAACCGTGAGGAAGAGCTGAAGAAGAGgactgaggaggagaagaagaagcgcTACGACGAGAACAAGCAGTCCTTCCGCGAGGCCAAGCGGCGCTCGGTTGTACAG gatgaggatgaggagcaACCCACGGAGAAGGAACAGGTGACTCCTGGGAAGCTGAAGATGACGTTTGAGGAGgcggagaaggagaggcaggaaaGGCTGAGGAAGCAGGCTGAGAGGGAAGCTAAACGACGTCTGCAAGAGGAGAAGAAAGCCTTCGAAGTGGCCAAGCTGGAAATG GGCGACGATCAGGAGGACTCACAAGGAGCTcagggcgagagagaggtgaTCCAGCCTGGTAAACTAAGGCTGAGCTTCGAGGAGCTTGAGAAACAGAGGGTAGAGAATGAGCGCAAGGCAGCAGAGGCAGAGTACAAGAGACgaatggaagaggagaggagggctttcgCCGAGGCCAGGAAAAGCATG ATAGTGGATGATGACGATGAGGTGTTCCTGGCCATGCTGAACCTGGAGGGCAGCAAGCCAGGGAAGCTGTGCATCAGCTTCGAGGACAAGGAGCGTCAGAGGAGAGAGGCGGAGGAGAAGAAAGCAGAGGAGGAGGCCaagaggagactggaggaggagaagaggctcTTTGCAGAGGCCCGCAAGAATATG AGCCCCCTGGATCGGGAAAAATCTAAGACTTCATATCAAGATGGAGAA GTGctagatgaggaagaggaagggatgTTCAAGAGCGAGTCCCAGGAAGCATTGCACCCTGGGAAACTAGAGATGAACTTCGAGGAGCTGCTGAAGCAGAAGGAGGAAGCCGATAGGAAGCGCAAGGTGGAGGCGCGCAAAAAGAAAATGGAGCAGGAGAAACTGGAGTTTGAGCAGCTCAGACAAGAGATGGGAGAG GATGAAGTGAATGAGAGCTCTGATACAGTGAGTAAGGAGTATGAGGAGCTGAAGAAACTCAAGAGGACCGGCTCCATCCAGGCCAAGAACCTCAAGTCCAAGTTTGAGAAAATCAAGCAGTTGAAAGACGAGGAGATCCAGAAAACGATTGAGGACGTGAGAGCAAAGAGAAAGGCCGTAGACGAGGAAATcaaagagagggaagaagagcgGGTCCAGGAG GAGGATGATGAAGGCAAAAAGGACACAGAGAAGGGGGCTGAGGAGGCTCCGTTCAGACAGAAGGTGGACATGCGCGCACGGTTCGAACAAATGGCCAaagccagagagggggaggagaggaaaagggtgGAGGAACAGAAGCTGCAGAGGATGCAGTTCGAGCAGCAAGAGATTGACGCCGCTCTCCAAAAA AAaagggaagatgaggaggaggaagagggaagcaTCATCAATGGCTCGGCAGCctatgaggatgaggaggaccaCGCCAGGTCGGGGGCTCCGTGGTTTAAGAAGCCCCTGAAGAACCAATCGGTGGTGGATGCCGAGCCAGTGCGGTTCACGGTGAAGATCACCGGGGAGCCCAAGCCGGAGGTGACCTGGTGGTTTGAGGGGAATATGCTCCAGGACTGTGAGGACTATCAgtacatagagagaggggagacattcTGCCTCTACCTGCCAGAGACCTTCCCAGAGGACGAGGGAGAGtacatgtgcaaagctgtcaacagcAGAGGCACCGCTGCCAGCACCTGTATCCTAACGATAGAAAGTAAGCAATCGTCCGTCTGA
- the LOC139408994 gene encoding nexilin isoform X3, producing MTEVAQNVADVAYDMTDVAHGLNDVARDTSDAAPDADENAHGDVATEWRGLGAHKEDDAPPDKHDEALSENEEEVHTEEDEVHTEPEEDEEDEAHDMSEVEHRENGTAKDKPMERSRSRKDKKDEAQNGVAHDMDNEKEEEEKDQLQNISEVALKQERLLRFKKPVARSYVPQIGKADVKNKFEAMQKAREERNSRRSQEEHQKRKEQYVKEREYNRRKQQIKELLASSDEEEEVKPAKVEKSYVPKITGSVKGKFAEMEKQRQEEERKRMEEERKKRATQDIMEKAKMQKELAKKAAEEGDDSILVCVVPSKPSRPPGRIKMNFEDLEKNREEELKKRTEEEKKKRYDENKQSFREAKRRSVVQDEDEEQPTEKEQVTPGKLKMTFEEAEKERQERLRKQAEREAKRRLQEEKKAFEVAKLEMGDDQEDSQGAQGEREVIQPGKLRLSFEELEKQRVENERKAAEAEYKRRMEEERRAFAEARKSMIVDDDDEVFLAMLNLEGSKPGKLCISFEDKERQRREAEEKKAEEEAKRRLEEEKRLFAEARKNMVLDEEEEGMFKSESQEALHPGKLEMNFEELLKQKEEADRKRKVEARKKKMEQEKLEFEQLRQEMGEDEVNESSDTVSKEYEELKKLKRTGSIQAKNLKSKFEKIKQLKDEEIQKTIEDVRAKRKAVDEEIKEREEERVQEEDDEGKKDTEKGAEEAPFRQKVDMRARFEQMAKAREGEERKRVEEQKLQRMQFEQQEIDAALQKKREDEEEEEGSIINGSAAYEDEEDHARSGAPWFKKPLKNQSVVDAEPVRFTVKITGEPKPEVTWWFEGNMLQDCEDYQYIERGETFCLYLPETFPEDEGEYMCKAVNSRGTAASTCILTIESKQSSV from the exons ATGACTGAGGTGGCACAGAATGTTGCGGATGTCGCATACGACATGACTGATGTGGCACACGGCCTGAACGATGTGGCACGCGACACGAGTGACGCGGCACCCGATGCGGATGAGAACGCGCATGGCGACGTCGCGACCGAGTGGCGCGGTCTCGGGGCACACAAAGAGGACGATGCCCCACCTGACAAGCATGACGAGGCACTTAGCGAGAATGAGGAAGAGGTTCACACCGAAGAGGACGAGGTTCACACAGAGCCTGAGGAGGACGAGGAAGATGAGGCACATGACATGAGTGAGGTGGAGCACAGGGAAAATGGCACGGCAAAGGACAAGCCGATGGAAAGGTCAAGATCGAGGAAGGACAAGAAGGATGAGGCACAAAATGGTGTGGCTCACGACATGGACAATgaaaaagaggaagaagagaaagaccAGTTACAGAACATATCTGAAGTGGCTCTGAAACAAGAG AGACTCCTGCGCTTCAAAAAGCCAGTGGCCAGGAGCTACGTGCCTCAGATTGGTAAGGCTGACGTGAAGAACAAGTTTGAGGCCATGCAGAAGGCCAGGGAGGAGCGCAACAGTAGGAGGAGCCAGGAGGAGCACCAGAAGAGGAAGGAGCAGTATGTCAAGGAGAGGGAATACAACCGCAGGAAGCAACAG ATAAAAGAACTACTTGCCTccagtgatgaggaggaggaggtgaagccAGCCAAGGTAGAGAAATCCTACGTCCCCAAGATCACAG GTAGCGTGAAGGGGAAGTTTGCCGAGATGGAGAagcagagacaggaggaggagaggaagaggatggaggaggagaggaagaagcgcGCCACCCAGGACATCATGGAGAAAGCAAAGATGCAGAAGGAGCTGGCCAAGAAAGCCGCAGAG GAGGGAGATGACAGCAtcctggtctgtgtggtgccatcgaAGCCGTCGCGACCTCCAGGCAGGATCAAGATGAACTTTGAGGACCTGGAGAAGAACCGTGAGGAAGAGCTGAAGAAGAGgactgaggaggagaagaagaagcgcTACGACGAGAACAAGCAGTCCTTCCGCGAGGCCAAGCGGCGCTCGGTTGTACAG gatgaggatgaggagcaACCCACGGAGAAGGAACAGGTGACTCCTGGGAAGCTGAAGATGACGTTTGAGGAGgcggagaaggagaggcaggaaaGGCTGAGGAAGCAGGCTGAGAGGGAAGCTAAACGACGTCTGCAAGAGGAGAAGAAAGCCTTCGAAGTGGCCAAGCTGGAAATG GGCGACGATCAGGAGGACTCACAAGGAGCTcagggcgagagagaggtgaTCCAGCCTGGTAAACTAAGGCTGAGCTTCGAGGAGCTTGAGAAACAGAGGGTAGAGAATGAGCGCAAGGCAGCAGAGGCAGAGTACAAGAGACgaatggaagaggagaggagggctttcgCCGAGGCCAGGAAAAGCATG ATAGTGGATGATGACGATGAGGTGTTCCTGGCCATGCTGAACCTGGAGGGCAGCAAGCCAGGGAAGCTGTGCATCAGCTTCGAGGACAAGGAGCGTCAGAGGAGAGAGGCGGAGGAGAAGAAAGCAGAGGAGGAGGCCaagaggagactggaggaggagaagaggctcTTTGCAGAGGCCCGCAAGAATATG GTGctagatgaggaagaggaagggatgTTCAAGAGCGAGTCCCAGGAAGCATTGCACCCTGGGAAACTAGAGATGAACTTCGAGGAGCTGCTGAAGCAGAAGGAGGAAGCCGATAGGAAGCGCAAGGTGGAGGCGCGCAAAAAGAAAATGGAGCAGGAGAAACTGGAGTTTGAGCAGCTCAGACAAGAGATGGGAGAG GATGAAGTGAATGAGAGCTCTGATACAGTGAGTAAGGAGTATGAGGAGCTGAAGAAACTCAAGAGGACCGGCTCCATCCAGGCCAAGAACCTCAAGTCCAAGTTTGAGAAAATCAAGCAGTTGAAAGACGAGGAGATCCAGAAAACGATTGAGGACGTGAGAGCAAAGAGAAAGGCCGTAGACGAGGAAATcaaagagagggaagaagagcgGGTCCAGGAG GAGGATGATGAAGGCAAAAAGGACACAGAGAAGGGGGCTGAGGAGGCTCCGTTCAGACAGAAGGTGGACATGCGCGCACGGTTCGAACAAATGGCCAaagccagagagggggaggagaggaaaagggtgGAGGAACAGAAGCTGCAGAGGATGCAGTTCGAGCAGCAAGAGATTGACGCCGCTCTCCAAAAA AAaagggaagatgaggaggaggaagagggaagcaTCATCAATGGCTCGGCAGCctatgaggatgaggaggaccaCGCCAGGTCGGGGGCTCCGTGGTTTAAGAAGCCCCTGAAGAACCAATCGGTGGTGGATGCCGAGCCAGTGCGGTTCACGGTGAAGATCACCGGGGAGCCCAAGCCGGAGGTGACCTGGTGGTTTGAGGGGAATATGCTCCAGGACTGTGAGGACTATCAgtacatagagagaggggagacattcTGCCTCTACCTGCCAGAGACCTTCCCAGAGGACGAGGGAGAGtacatgtgcaaagctgtcaacagcAGAGGCACCGCTGCCAGCACCTGTATCCTAACGATAGAAAGTAAGCAATCGTCCGTCTGA
- the LOC139408994 gene encoding nexilin isoform X2 produces the protein MTEVAQNVADVAYDMTDVAHGLNDVARDTSDAAPDADENAHGDVATEWRGLGAHKEDDAPPDKHDEALSENEEEVHTEEDEVHTEPEEDEEDEAHDMSEVEHRENGTAKDKPMERSRSRKDKKDEAQNGVAHDMDNEKEEEEKDQLQNISEVALKQERLLRFKKPVARSYVPQIGKADVKNKFEAMQKAREERNSRRSQEEHQKRKEQYVKEREYNRRKQQIKELLASSDEEEEVKPAKVEKSYVPKITGSVKGKFAEMEKQRQEEERKRMEEERKKRATQDIMEKAKMQKELAKKAAEEGDDSILVCVVPSKPSRPPGRIKMNFEDLEKNREEELKKRTEEEKKKRYDENKQSFREAKRRSVVQDEDEEQPTEKEQVTPGKLKMTFEEAEKERQERLRKQAEREAKRRLQEEKKAFEVAKLEMGDDQEDSQGAQGEREVIQPGKLRLSFEELEKQRVENERKAAEAEYKRRMEEERRAFAEARKSMIVDDDDEVFLAMLNLEGSKPGKLCISFEDKERQRREAEEKKAEEEAKRRLEEEKRLFAEARKNMSPLDREKSKTSYQDGEVLDEEEEGMFKSESQEALHPGKLEMNFEELLKQKEEADRKRKVEARKKKMEQEKLEFEQLRQEMGEDEVNESSDTVSKEYEELKKLKRTGSIQAKNLKSKFEKIKQLKDEEIQKTIEDVRAKRKAVDEEIKEREEERVQEEDDEGKKDTEKGAEEAPFRQKVDMRARFEQMAKAREGEERKRVEEQKLQRMQFEQQEIDAALQKKREDEEEEEGSIINGSAAYEDEEDHARSGAPWFKKPLKNQSVVDAEPVRFTVKITGEPKPEVTWWFEGNMLQDCEDYQYIERGETFCLYLPETFPEDEGEYMCKAVNSRGTAASTCILTIETEDY, from the exons ATGACTGAGGTGGCACAGAATGTTGCGGATGTCGCATACGACATGACTGATGTGGCACACGGCCTGAACGATGTGGCACGCGACACGAGTGACGCGGCACCCGATGCGGATGAGAACGCGCATGGCGACGTCGCGACCGAGTGGCGCGGTCTCGGGGCACACAAAGAGGACGATGCCCCACCTGACAAGCATGACGAGGCACTTAGCGAGAATGAGGAAGAGGTTCACACCGAAGAGGACGAGGTTCACACAGAGCCTGAGGAGGACGAGGAAGATGAGGCACATGACATGAGTGAGGTGGAGCACAGGGAAAATGGCACGGCAAAGGACAAGCCGATGGAAAGGTCAAGATCGAGGAAGGACAAGAAGGATGAGGCACAAAATGGTGTGGCTCACGACATGGACAATgaaaaagaggaagaagagaaagaccAGTTACAGAACATATCTGAAGTGGCTCTGAAACAAGAG AGACTCCTGCGCTTCAAAAAGCCAGTGGCCAGGAGCTACGTGCCTCAGATTGGTAAGGCTGACGTGAAGAACAAGTTTGAGGCCATGCAGAAGGCCAGGGAGGAGCGCAACAGTAGGAGGAGCCAGGAGGAGCACCAGAAGAGGAAGGAGCAGTATGTCAAGGAGAGGGAATACAACCGCAGGAAGCAACAG ATAAAAGAACTACTTGCCTccagtgatgaggaggaggaggtgaagccAGCCAAGGTAGAGAAATCCTACGTCCCCAAGATCACAG GTAGCGTGAAGGGGAAGTTTGCCGAGATGGAGAagcagagacaggaggaggagaggaagaggatggaggaggagaggaagaagcgcGCCACCCAGGACATCATGGAGAAAGCAAAGATGCAGAAGGAGCTGGCCAAGAAAGCCGCAGAG GAGGGAGATGACAGCAtcctggtctgtgtggtgccatcgaAGCCGTCGCGACCTCCAGGCAGGATCAAGATGAACTTTGAGGACCTGGAGAAGAACCGTGAGGAAGAGCTGAAGAAGAGgactgaggaggagaagaagaagcgcTACGACGAGAACAAGCAGTCCTTCCGCGAGGCCAAGCGGCGCTCGGTTGTACAG gatgaggatgaggagcaACCCACGGAGAAGGAACAGGTGACTCCTGGGAAGCTGAAGATGACGTTTGAGGAGgcggagaaggagaggcaggaaaGGCTGAGGAAGCAGGCTGAGAGGGAAGCTAAACGACGTCTGCAAGAGGAGAAGAAAGCCTTCGAAGTGGCCAAGCTGGAAATG GGCGACGATCAGGAGGACTCACAAGGAGCTcagggcgagagagaggtgaTCCAGCCTGGTAAACTAAGGCTGAGCTTCGAGGAGCTTGAGAAACAGAGGGTAGAGAATGAGCGCAAGGCAGCAGAGGCAGAGTACAAGAGACgaatggaagaggagaggagggctttcgCCGAGGCCAGGAAAAGCATG ATAGTGGATGATGACGATGAGGTGTTCCTGGCCATGCTGAACCTGGAGGGCAGCAAGCCAGGGAAGCTGTGCATCAGCTTCGAGGACAAGGAGCGTCAGAGGAGAGAGGCGGAGGAGAAGAAAGCAGAGGAGGAGGCCaagaggagactggaggaggagaagaggctcTTTGCAGAGGCCCGCAAGAATATG AGCCCCCTGGATCGGGAAAAATCTAAGACTTCATATCAAGATGGAGAA GTGctagatgaggaagaggaagggatgTTCAAGAGCGAGTCCCAGGAAGCATTGCACCCTGGGAAACTAGAGATGAACTTCGAGGAGCTGCTGAAGCAGAAGGAGGAAGCCGATAGGAAGCGCAAGGTGGAGGCGCGCAAAAAGAAAATGGAGCAGGAGAAACTGGAGTTTGAGCAGCTCAGACAAGAGATGGGAGAG GATGAAGTGAATGAGAGCTCTGATACAGTGAGTAAGGAGTATGAGGAGCTGAAGAAACTCAAGAGGACCGGCTCCATCCAGGCCAAGAACCTCAAGTCCAAGTTTGAGAAAATCAAGCAGTTGAAAGACGAGGAGATCCAGAAAACGATTGAGGACGTGAGAGCAAAGAGAAAGGCCGTAGACGAGGAAATcaaagagagggaagaagagcgGGTCCAGGAG GAGGATGATGAAGGCAAAAAGGACACAGAGAAGGGGGCTGAGGAGGCTCCGTTCAGACAGAAGGTGGACATGCGCGCACGGTTCGAACAAATGGCCAaagccagagagggggaggagaggaaaagggtgGAGGAACAGAAGCTGCAGAGGATGCAGTTCGAGCAGCAAGAGATTGACGCCGCTCTCCAAAAA AAaagggaagatgaggaggaggaagagggaagcaTCATCAATGGCTCGGCAGCctatgaggatgaggaggaccaCGCCAGGTCGGGGGCTCCGTGGTTTAAGAAGCCCCTGAAGAACCAATCGGTGGTGGATGCCGAGCCAGTGCGGTTCACGGTGAAGATCACCGGGGAGCCCAAGCCGGAGGTGACCTGGTGGTTTGAGGGGAATATGCTCCAGGACTGTGAGGACTATCAgtacatagagagaggggagacattcTGCCTCTACCTGCCAGAGACCTTCCCAGAGGACGAGGGAGAGtacatgtgcaaagctgtcaacagcAGAGGCACCGCTGCCAGCACCTGTATCCTAACGATAGAAA CTGAGGACTACTGA
- the LOC139408994 gene encoding nexilin isoform X4: MTEVAQNVADVAYDMTDVAHGLNDVARDTSDAAPDADENAHGDVATEWRGLGAHKEDDAPPDKHDEALSENEEEVHTEEDEVHTEPEEDEEDEAHDMSEVEHRENGTAKDKPMERSRSRKDKKDEAQNGVAHDMDNEKEEEEKDQLQNISEVALKQERLLRFKKPVARSYVPQIGKADVKNKFEAMQKAREERNSRRSQEEHQKRKEQYVKEREYNRRKQQIKELLASSDEEEEVKPAKVEKSYVPKITGSVKGKFAEMEKQRQEEERKRMEEERKKRATQDIMEKAKMQKELAKKAAEEGDDSILVCVVPSKPSRPPGRIKMNFEDLEKNREEELKKRTEEEKKKRYDENKQSFREAKRRSVVQDEDEEQPTEKEQVTPGKLKMTFEEAEKERQERLRKQAEREAKRRLQEEKKAFEVAKLEMGDDQEDSQGAQGEREVIQPGKLRLSFEELEKQRVENERKAAEAEYKRRMEEERRAFAEARKSMIVDDDDEVFLAMLNLEGSKPGKLCISFEDKERQRREAEEKKAEEEAKRRLEEEKRLFAEARKNMVLDEEEEGMFKSESQEALHPGKLEMNFEELLKQKEEADRKRKVEARKKKMEQEKLEFEQLRQEMGEDEVNESSDTVSKEYEELKKLKRTGSIQAKNLKSKFEKIKQLKDEEIQKTIEDVRAKRKAVDEEIKEREEERVQEEDDEGKKDTEKGAEEAPFRQKVDMRARFEQMAKAREGEERKRVEEQKLQRMQFEQQEIDAALQKKREDEEEEEGSIINGSAAYEDEEDHARSGAPWFKKPLKNQSVVDAEPVRFTVKITGEPKPEVTWWFEGNMLQDCEDYQYIERGETFCLYLPETFPEDEGEYMCKAVNSRGTAASTCILTIETEDY; encoded by the exons ATGACTGAGGTGGCACAGAATGTTGCGGATGTCGCATACGACATGACTGATGTGGCACACGGCCTGAACGATGTGGCACGCGACACGAGTGACGCGGCACCCGATGCGGATGAGAACGCGCATGGCGACGTCGCGACCGAGTGGCGCGGTCTCGGGGCACACAAAGAGGACGATGCCCCACCTGACAAGCATGACGAGGCACTTAGCGAGAATGAGGAAGAGGTTCACACCGAAGAGGACGAGGTTCACACAGAGCCTGAGGAGGACGAGGAAGATGAGGCACATGACATGAGTGAGGTGGAGCACAGGGAAAATGGCACGGCAAAGGACAAGCCGATGGAAAGGTCAAGATCGAGGAAGGACAAGAAGGATGAGGCACAAAATGGTGTGGCTCACGACATGGACAATgaaaaagaggaagaagagaaagaccAGTTACAGAACATATCTGAAGTGGCTCTGAAACAAGAG AGACTCCTGCGCTTCAAAAAGCCAGTGGCCAGGAGCTACGTGCCTCAGATTGGTAAGGCTGACGTGAAGAACAAGTTTGAGGCCATGCAGAAGGCCAGGGAGGAGCGCAACAGTAGGAGGAGCCAGGAGGAGCACCAGAAGAGGAAGGAGCAGTATGTCAAGGAGAGGGAATACAACCGCAGGAAGCAACAG ATAAAAGAACTACTTGCCTccagtgatgaggaggaggaggtgaagccAGCCAAGGTAGAGAAATCCTACGTCCCCAAGATCACAG GTAGCGTGAAGGGGAAGTTTGCCGAGATGGAGAagcagagacaggaggaggagaggaagaggatggaggaggagaggaagaagcgcGCCACCCAGGACATCATGGAGAAAGCAAAGATGCAGAAGGAGCTGGCCAAGAAAGCCGCAGAG GAGGGAGATGACAGCAtcctggtctgtgtggtgccatcgaAGCCGTCGCGACCTCCAGGCAGGATCAAGATGAACTTTGAGGACCTGGAGAAGAACCGTGAGGAAGAGCTGAAGAAGAGgactgaggaggagaagaagaagcgcTACGACGAGAACAAGCAGTCCTTCCGCGAGGCCAAGCGGCGCTCGGTTGTACAG gatgaggatgaggagcaACCCACGGAGAAGGAACAGGTGACTCCTGGGAAGCTGAAGATGACGTTTGAGGAGgcggagaaggagaggcaggaaaGGCTGAGGAAGCAGGCTGAGAGGGAAGCTAAACGACGTCTGCAAGAGGAGAAGAAAGCCTTCGAAGTGGCCAAGCTGGAAATG GGCGACGATCAGGAGGACTCACAAGGAGCTcagggcgagagagaggtgaTCCAGCCTGGTAAACTAAGGCTGAGCTTCGAGGAGCTTGAGAAACAGAGGGTAGAGAATGAGCGCAAGGCAGCAGAGGCAGAGTACAAGAGACgaatggaagaggagaggagggctttcgCCGAGGCCAGGAAAAGCATG ATAGTGGATGATGACGATGAGGTGTTCCTGGCCATGCTGAACCTGGAGGGCAGCAAGCCAGGGAAGCTGTGCATCAGCTTCGAGGACAAGGAGCGTCAGAGGAGAGAGGCGGAGGAGAAGAAAGCAGAGGAGGAGGCCaagaggagactggaggaggagaagaggctcTTTGCAGAGGCCCGCAAGAATATG GTGctagatgaggaagaggaagggatgTTCAAGAGCGAGTCCCAGGAAGCATTGCACCCTGGGAAACTAGAGATGAACTTCGAGGAGCTGCTGAAGCAGAAGGAGGAAGCCGATAGGAAGCGCAAGGTGGAGGCGCGCAAAAAGAAAATGGAGCAGGAGAAACTGGAGTTTGAGCAGCTCAGACAAGAGATGGGAGAG GATGAAGTGAATGAGAGCTCTGATACAGTGAGTAAGGAGTATGAGGAGCTGAAGAAACTCAAGAGGACCGGCTCCATCCAGGCCAAGAACCTCAAGTCCAAGTTTGAGAAAATCAAGCAGTTGAAAGACGAGGAGATCCAGAAAACGATTGAGGACGTGAGAGCAAAGAGAAAGGCCGTAGACGAGGAAATcaaagagagggaagaagagcgGGTCCAGGAG GAGGATGATGAAGGCAAAAAGGACACAGAGAAGGGGGCTGAGGAGGCTCCGTTCAGACAGAAGGTGGACATGCGCGCACGGTTCGAACAAATGGCCAaagccagagagggggaggagaggaaaagggtgGAGGAACAGAAGCTGCAGAGGATGCAGTTCGAGCAGCAAGAGATTGACGCCGCTCTCCAAAAA AAaagggaagatgaggaggaggaagagggaagcaTCATCAATGGCTCGGCAGCctatgaggatgaggaggaccaCGCCAGGTCGGGGGCTCCGTGGTTTAAGAAGCCCCTGAAGAACCAATCGGTGGTGGATGCCGAGCCAGTGCGGTTCACGGTGAAGATCACCGGGGAGCCCAAGCCGGAGGTGACCTGGTGGTTTGAGGGGAATATGCTCCAGGACTGTGAGGACTATCAgtacatagagagaggggagacattcTGCCTCTACCTGCCAGAGACCTTCCCAGAGGACGAGGGAGAGtacatgtgcaaagctgtcaacagcAGAGGCACCGCTGCCAGCACCTGTATCCTAACGATAGAAA CTGAGGACTACTGA